One Mercurialis annua linkage group LG3, ddMerAnnu1.2, whole genome shotgun sequence DNA window includes the following coding sequences:
- the LOC126672142 gene encoding uncharacterized protein LOC126672142: MNSILFFHQHALPITLTATSSKFPHQFSPSLTIISLNPNSHQCTQNNFIKSNPTVTATQLYALTDSSSSSDSSSSQSTEPSPQSLLLQLSDCFDLPPDYFKKLPRDLRLDLNDAAFDLSNGPVLDECGQELGELLLDLSRAWESADTATSRELISKLPMLEGTLTNKAKAAFGRRLVSAGRRFQSMGQYGQGEMQKVAQAMTTAGKLLSASPVATTGEEPKDDTRVFKFGELQVAITPEKAKIGAAIGVVFGILSWGLGQGIQSVPESSLQYANDNALLLAKSLRGTLLVLFYSSSVLSAFTSAALFLLARQLESEEK; the protein is encoded by the exons ATGAATTCAATTCTCTTCTTCCATCAACACGCTCTCCCCATTACACTCACCGCCACTTCCTCTAAatttcctcatcaattctcacCTTCTCTAACAATCAtctccttaaaccctaactcgCACCAATGTACTCAGAACAATTTTATCAAATCAAATCCCACAGTAACCGCCACTCAATTGTACGCTCTTACCGACTCATCATCGTCTTCAGATTCGTCTTCGTCTCAATCCACTGAACCTTCTCCTCAATCACTACTACTTCAACTCTCT GATTGTTTTGATCTTCCTcctgattattttaaaaagttaccgCGCGATCTTCGATTAGAT TTGAATGATGCAGCGTTTGATCTTTCTAACGGACCTGTTCTTGATGAG TGTGGCCAAGAGCTTGGGGAGCTCTTGTTAGATCTTTCTCGAGCATGGGAATCAGCCGACACAGCAACTTCTCGTGAATTAATAAGCAAGCTTCCTATGTTAGAGGGAACTTTGACAAACAAGGCCAAGGCAG CTTTTGGCAGACGTTTGGTATCTGCTGGAAGGCGGTTTCAGTCCATGGGACAGTATGGCCAAGGTGAAATGCAGAAG GTCGCACAAGCAATGACCACTGCTGGAAAACTTCTATCTGCAAGTCCAGTAGCAACAACTGGCGAAGAACCAAAAGATGATACCAGAGTCTTCAAG TTTGGAGAACTTCAGGTCGCGATAACACCAGAAAAGGCCAAAATAGGTGCTGCCATTGGAGTTGTTTTTGG GATCCTTTCATGGGGACTAGGTCAGGGTATTCAAAGCGTACCAGAGAGCTCATTGCAGTATGCGAATGACAATGCATTATTGCTAGCTAAg TCTCTTAGAGGAACTCTGCTTGTGCTCTTTTACTCATCATCAGTTTTGTCTGCTTTTACGTCTGCGGCACTTTTCTTGCTTGCAAGACAACTCGAGTCAGAGGAAAAGTGA